The genomic region CTTCCTGTAAAATTAGCACTTTCAGATATATTAATTTAAGTAATGTCCTTATTAAACCAGGCACTGCTTGCAATTTAAGCCTTTGAACTTAATGTTTGGGAAGTTGCTGATGATTGTGCAATTCTGTAAAAGCAGCACAGCATGAGACGTGCAGAGAAAGCATATGACAAACTTCTTGTGATAACAAAAAAGGTGCCTGTAAATACTTAATTTACCTGCACAATAAAGTCTTATATTGTATGAGACCTCAAACTTAAcatctttcattttaaataatctCCACTTCAGTACAAAactgatgtgatgtgatgtttgcAGTTAATGAGAATCAAAAATCAATACACATTGGTGAAGCagtatcagggagggtctctgagctggCTGAGCATTCTCACTTGATGGTTGGGATGGTGGGAAGGATAAGTGAAACACAATATTACTGGTAGACCTGTTACCATTATTACATGACCTTACGGTTACTTGAGCTGAATGTGAATTGGCTGCGTTTTAATCGGTTGGACGGAATAAATCTAATGTACTTGggcaaataaatctaaataaaagaaacaaggAAAAACATTTCCTTACTCAGGTTTCTGACTAGTgctgtaacacctttagagggcattgGTGAGTCATGTTTAATTGAGCTCAAGCTGTTTGTCATCATTTAGAAGCTTTTAAGTATCTACCGCCAGGAAGCAAGATTGTTAATCAATTCCTTTGGACACATTTGGCTCATACTTTAATAAAGGcatacaatgaacaaaaaagataaagatctaaatcttttttttaatattgtaatTAAATTATCAgctaaaattttacatttaattggGACAGGCCTAATTGTCAgttactgtttctttttctccaccCATTGGTTCATGGTGCCAAAGACAAAATTATCAATACACTTTGATCAAAAGTTTACTGGAAAAGAAGAATTGTGTCTTTTTAATGGTACGGGATGATGAATAATTTTTAATATGACCAGGAACAAACACTAACAAAGTAACAATAGATCAATTCTGATTACAGAACAGTACCTCAACCCATCTGAGCAATAAATATTCTTCTCCTCATATGAACAGGTGAAAGCTTGTGAAGCTTCTCTATAATCCCATTTATTATTAGATTGCATTTCATTCCAAAATATAGAGATGAAAAATCTCTACAAGGGAATGCAAAAGGTAAACCCAGTGAAACCAAACACTACAAATTTAAAGACTGACAGCATTGATGAGGTGCATGCACTGACTTACAGAAATGAAATCCTTATAATTCAGTGGACAGAACTCTTCGTTTAAATCTCAATGTTAATTCACACCCATCTCCATTGTCTGAATCCCTTTACAACTGTTCTTTGGCAATAACTCAGAGAGTTTGAGGGACTCCGAGTGAAATTGAAATGAAGAATAAAATTGGACTATATTCGTTTCAGCTAAGGCAACCATGGAAGGCTCTCTAAAAAGAGCATATAGCATGACAGGCCAGCCAGCTTCACCAGAAAAAGCTAACACTATGTCATCTTTGTCATTCCAGCACCAGCATTTAACCCAGAACACATGTCCCCACACAGCTAACCAACAACCTACAACATCTCCATTTCTCAACGAACTtggaaaactgaataaaaagcagCAGAGATCAACCTTAgagagtgtttgtttttgtccatgAATGTTTTAGATGCTTAGAGTGTTGAGAGCTGGCACAAGGGTAACTGGTTCAGGCAGATTCTGATTCTGGTCATGTGATCCTTtgccttgaagaaccttctgtCTGTGCCTCTCTTCctgcctctttttcttctctagACGCTGTTGCTCTTTCCTTTGTTTACTGGAAAgctaaaaatggaaaagaaggGATGCCACTCAAAACAAATCCTTTCGTGCTGCTTTTTTGACAGTAATGCATTCAGATATTTACATAATGTATAGAAGCATCCCTCCAACCTTGGGTTTGTGTGAAGTACTGCTCTCTGGTGGTGATATGTTGTCACTACCGTCTGTGTGATTGCTTTGACACTGAGGGTGTGTCCCTGCTTCAAATTCACAGTGTGATGATTGGTTCCTCAGCTCAGGTTCAAGCCATTCTGCATGGCACGTTTGTGAGGTGGCACTTAATTGGCACATATTCTCATCTTGACCtgagaaagacaacaggaaacACTGTGGGGAAAGGATCTTAGCTAAGCGGACATAAAAGGCTatgactgacagactgacttACTATTCAAGCTGCTGGCCAAAATGGAATTCAGGATGACTTCCTCTTCTTCAAAGGGAGAGTGGCAGGGGGAGGGCGCTCTCTGCTTGTCCCTTTGACCGTCACCAAACCGTCTTGAATTATTCAGATTCTGTCATAAAGAAAGGAATACTCAGTGGTAAGACTGCGATAAGAATCTGGAAAAGTGCACAAAGTTCTTAAAATGTTAAATCATGAtcataattaatacattttaccCACAGAATCTTTACCGAACAAATATCTTAAACAATTAAACGTTATTGACTGAAAATCTGCATACTTCAGCCAAACTtgatttccactgatttttcaaaatgaatgcattattaaataattgaggtttgatatgaaataattTGTTGTTAAGAAACAAACAGTATCAGAGTCATTCACAGtaatggtgataggaaccagacacctgAAGTGTttcatgcctctaaaagctccctcacagaaagctaatacatgaaatggttaagaataTGCTGCCTCATGTTTGAGATGTtgtatgatagttttgaggCTCTGGCTTTAAAACCTCAAAACATGCAGGGAACTCACATTCAATAGCAcacaaaatagtacccaaagaaaaccattttaccattatcaacattatatataaaatacgtAGTTTCCCTGTTAGTTCTGGCTATTTCTGCATCAtagacattgcaacccctgtTTTCTGTCATTAACACTAAAAAAAAGTCAGTCTATAACTTTCTCTGAAGTGCACGTCTAAAttgtcacatcaaaccactctaaatgattaaatgattttgcttacactatatttccaaaaagattTGCTGAAATTGTGTgttatcccattcttaatccataggctttaatatgatgtcagcccatcCTATAACAggttcaactcttctgggaaggctttccacaaggtttaggagtgtgtttacgggaattttgaccattctaccaaaagcacatttgtgaggtcagacactgatgttggacgaaaaggcctggctcacagtgtctgctctaattcatcccaaaagtgttctatcgggttgaggtcaggactctgcacaGGCCaggcaagttcttccacatcaagcTCGCTCAtcaatgtctttatggaccttgctttgtgcacttgtgtgcagtcatgttggaacaggaaggggccatccccaaactgttcccacaaagttgggagcatgaaatttgctgaagcattaagagttcctttcactggagctaaggggccgagcccaactcctgaaaaaaaacaataccacAACAtaataccccctccaccaaactttacacttggcacaatgcagtcagacaagtactgttctcctggcaaccatcaaacccagagtcatccattggatttccagacggagaagcatgattcgttaCTCCAgcgaacacgtctccactgctctagagtggAGAGTTACACCgttgcattcgatgctttgcattgcacatGGTGATGTAAGTGCAActgttcagccatggaaacccattccatgaagctctctatgcactgttcttgagctaatctgaaggccaatgaagtttggaggtctgtagcgactgtctgtgcagaaagttggcaacctctgtggactatgtgcctcagctgacccctgtcattttacatggcagaccactttgtggctgagttgctgtcgttcccaatcgcttgctctttgttaaaataccactgacagttgactgtggaatacaGTTACACATGTGCCATCccatcacagtaccatgctggaattcactgagctccagaGAGCGAACCATTTTTTCataaatgtctgtagaagcagtctgcaggcctaggtgcttggttttatacacctgtggccatggaagtgattggaaaacctgaattcaatgatttggatgggtgagtgaatacattttGAAGTATAGTGCATATCTCAGCCACTGAATGatgagaaatatttaaaatgtgttagtCCTCAATGATGCTTGAACAACCTTCTTCAGATTGTACCACAGCAATTTAACAAAACTGAAGTCCAGTCTCTGAATTGCCCTCACTAGATTATATAATTTCTTGGGTTTAAGTCAATTTGTTGATTTACATCCATGTTCTTGACCACCAAACAACCACCATCTCTTTATGAGTTTTAGATGTAATATGGCCACACCCTAACACCTTGCTGTAGATTCTTCTGATGCCAATTGGAATCCAGTCCAGCAATGACTGTAAGCTGTTCATGCCCTGCAGCAGCTTAGCAGTCCTGAAACAATATAACACCATGCTTCATATTGGGGTGGGGTTTTGATGATCTTATGGAGAGTTTCAGATTCTccaaacacaacatacactCAACAAAAGCTTCCATCACACTCCCAAACTTATACATCAACAAATATTCCACTAGCACCGTAGAATATGCAGCTATTCTTCAGCTAACCCAAGATTTTATGACTACTAGTTACACCTGTGGTAACCTTATGAAcacttatttgtttttctttttggtagACTCATGATCACAGACGTTAAGTACAAGAGGTGCCTATATATTATTTGCTGTCACCCAAGCATTATGTTCACTAGTTTTTCCACTGCCCTTGTCTATTTATAAACTGTCTGCCTGATATGACTGATGGGGTTCAAGTATTTAGAAATCCTTTTGAAATTCCATTCAAAATCTTTTCTTCAAAGGTGCTTTATAAGTGCAATATAGCTCAATCCTATGTTACTGGGCTATGTTGCCCCTGAAAAAAGATTCTGCTGTGACTAGCATACAACAAAAACTGTTTTAATTTTAGATGTCAATACTGTACTgtccagattttttttgttcatgaaATACCTTAAAATGCTTAAActgtttcttcagtaaagacatgTTTGTTAAATGAGATTAATGATCCAAATACTTccaaggtgtttaaaaacatgtATAATAAGAGTATTTTGGTCTATAAATTTAAAACTTTAATTAGTGACAACATTATTTACAAACCTCAATTCGCAGATGAGCAGGGCTTTCGGAGTTGTCTCCAATGTGACGCACACTGTCATAATGGTCACCATAACGATATGCTATATGCAGCTCCCGGCACAAGGGCTTATCCGACCCATTGATCTACATTTGGAGAGGACAACCAGATTATATTACCTGGATAATCCAAAAAGAGtgctttttttatataaaccatcattttaatagCATTGATAAAGTCAAACTGCAAATCCTCACCTCCCACAACGGAGCGTTCAGCTGATGGATCACAACCTTCAATTGCTGGCTGCGAGCAAAGGCTACTATTGCATCATTGCCAGCAAATGTGCCAGGCTGTGCAAGATTTGACACTGGAGGGTGAGAACAATGCATGTTgttaaaaggtaaaataaatgtttttttttaaagaacattaTTACTTTACAGACATGACATTGCTGATATCTCTCTGAAGTGTGAGAGGAATGTGAATTCATCTTtgataaaaacagattttagaTCTATCAGAGAGCTGATCACATTCAAATCGAGAATGATCTAATtatctaaatgttttatttcaaacagtGGAATAATTTTATAGATAAAATATACTGTGATCTCACAGGAGGTGGGGCAGATGTCTAAGAGTAGAGGATGGGTCTTAATTCATTAGACCATTTATCTATGTACCAGTAGCTCAACTCTTTActcccaccccccctcccccccttttCTCACAGTGCTGAGTGAATGGCACATCATCTTCAACGAAAGGTTCAAAGTCCTGCCGGTGTGACATCATGTACTGTACGGTCTCCTGGCGCAGATTCAAGTGCCCTCGCGAGTGTCCCTCCAGTTGATCCGCCAGAGCTCGAAACAAACAGTTCCTACAAAGCAGAAGATAGAAAAACGAAAAGTAACAGGTTTGTTTACTTGAAATGCAAAGTTTATAACCAGCAAATACGGCATCACCCTTAATCATACCCATCTCCAGGAACCTCCCTCAGTTTAAGTCCAAGAGCCTTCAGTTGATTGGAGAAGCTGACAAACTCCTCTCCTTCACCTTCCCCTGGAGGTCGATTCTTACGGTCTTTGGCCAGAGCCCTGCGAGCAGCTCGctcatccctctttctctccaggtCACATTTTCTATTCCCACGCACAGGTTTTCCTGACTGTTTCCTTGACATGGTGATGCTTTGTGGATTACACTGACTTTAGTGCAGGGCGACAGCGACTGAGTTCATCAAATCAATCGGACACCCACGTACATCTGCaacctgaaaaacaaatgatcatGGAAGAAGAAGACACAACTGACAATTCcataacaaacataaatatatagcTAGTTTCCTGCCATCGTATTAAACATCAGCTACAGGACAGAAACACAGCACTATCAGATGTAGGCTAACTTTAGCTAGATAGGGTTAACCTAGTTTCTCATATATACGATTTGAAGACTGACCTTAATCATTAATGATATAAACTAGTTAAATATAGCTGTGCAATAAAATCTAAACACTGCGCAAGTAAAATAAAAGGGCAGATTATCTGGCTGGCTGCCTTTCATTAGCTGGACAGCAGTAACGTGAAGCATCAAACGAGAGATAAAACTGTAAACTGAAAACTGAGGAAACACGCGTTAAAGGGTCTGCTAAAACTAGGTAAGAGTGAAGGTTAATATTTTATACGAGTATATCTGAATGGGCAGTTATCTATCATGCTACATTACTTTCGTACGGATCATTTAGCCTATGCTAATCGTTGGTTGGCGTAGCTACCAGTATTTTCAGAGCTATGTAAGTTAGCTAAGGAAGCTAAcaagctaactagctaaatACACTCCAGTTGTACCTTTTGTCCTAtctttaa from Pygocentrus nattereri isolate fPygNat1 chromosome 9, fPygNat1.pri, whole genome shotgun sequence harbors:
- the otud3 gene encoding OTU domain-containing protein 3; translated protein: MSRKQSGKPVRGNRKCDLERKRDERAARRALAKDRKNRPPGEGEGEEFVSFSNQLKALGLKLREVPGDGNCLFRALADQLEGHSRGHLNLRQETVQYMMSHRQDFEPFVEDDVPFTQHLSNLAQPGTFAGNDAIVAFARSQQLKVVIHQLNAPLWEINGSDKPLCRELHIAYRYGDHYDSVRHIGDNSESPAHLRIENLNNSRRFGDGQRDKQRAPSPCHSPFEEEEVILNSILASSLNSQDENMCQLSATSQTCHAEWLEPELRNQSSHCEFEAGTHPQCQSNHTDGSDNISPPESSTSHKPKLSSKQRKEQQRLEKKKRQEERHRQKVLQGKGSHDQNQNLPEPVTLVPALNTLSI